From Tiliqua scincoides isolate rTilSci1 chromosome 2, rTilSci1.hap2, whole genome shotgun sequence, the proteins below share one genomic window:
- the BAHCC1 gene encoding BAH and coiled-coil domain-containing protein 1 isoform X3: MDGREFAPPPHLLAERGHRNSASRGHNAVQPGGHFQPGKYFPAPISMATHTGSGLMGNSPASSFMGSFLSSSLGSAAPPHPTGPASSPSEPAFRGPHSGTSQIWFSHSHEAPGYPRFSGSLASTFLPMSHLDHHGNSNVLYGQHRFYESQKDNFYLRNLPAQPTLLSANHNFPSIARAAPGHPIGSCSRDREASHGQKCHKDYERFVLSKDKGAKGEGKERAVDEEAKERHKLVMPMTPEGNCKEGAPQRGSCDNRPKHLPSCLLSSKVLNGDSGKAVLPSCGGGILPRHAGAQNRCAKELSHHEPPQSYSECLERRQMLHHSVSYTVPSSLPPGPPALSTTTGSFPCLQLHSSPDGMCPLQDKTGRELRISGATFVPSVGHLTDKSRSFQVPSEPCEGKERPHDMGTEHPPTYGNHPFSHLKMEGKAERRLDWPQNSNARLKGLEYLNSTGSDSHFGSLPHQPKSGHFEMVPPQDCARPGPQETLCKLSQSCCTLDKAPKEPPTPSTQKVARIRHQQHLQTEMEQAGTHAESKRKSMELSSLGYNGPHLPPWPVQGQGPPLSMAEERKGSYLDPFSSSLQQAALMTQGSVLTQEMQTSPDEVSAMKNLLKYSNQALIVGQKAPFVGLGSLKGSCAHQDGGKFLGAKGQQELERPDCARSRDHELGHGDGEVRQPPVGIAVAVARQKDTLSRPEPAYGSSSSRQGRAAMGLKAGAARPVHVIDLDAEEERSRLCEERLGLAGRDLLLQDNKDLVEFARIHPSSSCPGDLTPHLMIAGSSSLQASQLGGDPAAHTHPAHTHWLPRTRSPSLWMGGHSYGIGHPALHQNLPPGFPASMPSAMQPVFPLSQEPPAQLVILPSEPPAHGAPHTLAAEVMDQASIWPPMYPSRGPGSHLQHTGQLPVYSRSQFLRQQELYALQQQQQQQQRAAQALEVQRHTHSQRKPEEPPPELEMPGPEKPLKPSHKAVALNAPPKGLSPAAACSAKLSPCCHPPKCPAPCTLPVCPAVVPRSPAVSPVPSQSSTGPEAEDKQPEGRPAQDYPKSLEPDLPPGYSYPVAGLDYASPLPLDPADPDTMQTVSTAAEPEQSRTFPPEQESRCESEASPPSPPGRAGNTEVEPSHPHPPHILVHPQRPSSAELAKETPCCPLLVGDNPDDLNSAPQEHQEEPRQDAAITGPSPEVMAVEDSPAAALEDVCQEEEEEDSDACSPDVPSTHPEVQVAPCGLDALIAASIDLGELPALEPLPLAAPLPLTSPCSSGIPGIALLSELAELELRRQHCDTATQVLDEDLAAFNLQSLATLAAAWALVEATGLESSPPDLHNLADVAPCVDLRPRVRVSRRKYIWTPKTKPVCPLKAAIENLDTQEVEMRMRLAELQRRYKEKQRELAKLQRRHDHERDESSRSPARRGPGRPRKRKHSSTLSSLRQGSVSKGDSRKVKAVKASLSLLCAELRAEGEPKKKKRKISETAYGSIKSSQEKVRCKKSSSQSKLASNVVHKVSHLKQKVKSKGLPTSIGTFHRKEPSPATRIQKKLSRPKSSKATPSAKYPQQDLASLEAKPSTGNADADDNRHRDYESEDDDGGGDDLTSDTNSTLHVTVNPAVIGPSPSSVVKMEANQKAKKKKERQGLLGPCRIPSPEGQVKIKRRPVKPGVRKLEKVPVCRAGSCEGSSKKKLKNKAKELQCGPGTSTTTEGLFSGSQARSFTARDDAGKLSSERLKKATRKSKVLQSALRRKNGALALSPHNAKAILSKGKKLAKVKNKVVNKQCKGRAVSRLMESFAIEDHFEFDDNSSFSEEEEMQSTGMEQDMTPAQSCTIHKEDLQDGLRVLIPKEDSLLYAGSVKSLQPPDIYSIVIEGERGNRQRIYSQEQLLQEAVLDVQPQSSHSLPPGTRVCAYWSQKSRCLYPGNVIRGSSSDEDDDADSVLVEFDDGDTGHIALSNIRMLPPDFKIQCTEPSPALLVSTSCRRNKRSSSDVPHSIEAAPTLCAEGRESSEPSKSTGKKATSKEKAGKSDLLHSSSKVLPGDHFLGRRASPLLSWSAVAQTKRKASSKSTTLRQNLFQLNGSSKKLRAKEVLFPVHSMAAPVFGNGFGSDSFSRIANSYSAFGSTGLVLPAAQKLLRVKKAERLDSELGKGGRRKVGGEYLVKLDHEGVTSPKNKNCKALLMSDKDFGSLPGHGYSHPALGIKEKKSALPMGLALRKYTGQTEYGLHCDSDCHSSYSDMDEDEVDDLGGSVSSRFLTRLSVSSSSSGSSTSSSSGSGSTSSLCSSDNEDSSYSSDDEDSTLLLQTCLTHPALLAQSEALHSKGSTLQRCFGTSAKGKLRRKEALSFSKAKEFSRRQRLPSVENRPKISAFLPARQLWKWSGNPTQRRGMKGKARKLFYKAIVRGKETLRIGDCAVFLSAGRPHLPYIGRIESMWESWGSNMVVKVKWFYHPEETKLGKRHSDGKNALYQSCHEDENDVQTISHKCQVVEREHYEQLTRSKKYQDRQDLYYLAGSYDPTTGRLVTADGVPILC; encoded by the exons CTCCGGGTTACCCAAGGTTTTCTGGGAGCTTAGCGTCCACTTTTCTTCCCATGAGCCACTTGGATCACCATGGAAACAGCAATGTCCTATATGGTCAGCACCGTTTCTATGAAAGCCAGAAAG ACAATTTCTATCTGCGGAACCTGCCGGCTCAGCCCACCCTGCTGTCAGCCAATCACAACTTCCCTAGCATTGCCCGTGCAGCACCTGGTCACCCTATTGGCTCCTGCAGTCGGGACCGCGAGGCCAGCCACGGACAGAAATGTCACAAGGACTATGAGCGCTTTGTGTTGTCAAAGGACAAGGGGGCCAAGGGTGAGGGCAAGGAGCGAGCCGTTGATGAGGAAGCCAAGGAGCGACACAAGCTGGTGATGCCTATGACACCTGAGGGAAACTGCAAGGAGGGAGCTCCCCAGCGGGGCTCTTGTGACAACCGACCCAAGCACCTGCCCTCATGCCTGCTAAGCTCCAAGGTCTTGAATGGTGACTCAGGCAAAGCTGTACTTCCCAGCTGTGGTGGTGGCATCCTACCACGTCACGCTGGTGCCCAGAACCGTTGTGCCAAGGAACTCAGCCACCACGAGCCTCCCCAGTCCTACAGCGAGTGCCTGGAGCGACGGCAGATGCTGCACCACTCAGTTTCCTACACGGTCCCATCTAGTTTGCCCCCTGGGCCCCCAGCCCTGAGCACAACAACTGGCAGCTTCCCCTGCCTGCAGCTTCATTCCAGCCCAGACGGGATGTGTCCTCTGCAGGATAAGACCGGTCGGGAGTTGCGGATCAGTGGGGCCACTTTTGTGCCTTCTGTAGGCCACCTGACTGACAAGAGCCGCTCATTCCAGGTGCCATCAGAGCCATGTGAGGGCAAAGAGCGCCCCCATGACATGGGCACAGAGCACCCACCCACCTACGGAAACCACCCTTTCTCTCACCTCAAAATGGAGGGCAAGGCTGAACGGCGGCTGGATTGGCCACAGAATTCCAATGCGCGCCTCAAAGGCCTGGAGTACCTGAACAGCACTGGCTCTGATAGCCATTTCGGTAGCCTGCCTCACCAACCTAAAAGTGGGCACTTTGAGATGGTGCCACCTCAAGACTGTGCCCGGCCCGGCCCTCAGGAGACGCTGTGTAAGCTCAGCCAGTCCTGCTGCACTTTAGACAAGGCCCCCAAGGAGCCGCCAACACCCAGCACCCAGAAAGTGGCTCGCATCCGCCACCAGCAGCACTTGCAGACAGAGATGGAGCAGGCAGGAACCCATGCAGAGTCCAAGCGCAAGTCAATGGAGCTCAGCTCTCTGGGCTACAATGGACCACACTTGCCACCATGGCCGGTGCAGGGCCAGGGCCCCCCCTTGTCCATGgcagaggaaaggaaaggctCCTATCTGGACCCTTTTAGCAGCAGCCTTCAGCAGGCCGCACTCATGACACAGGGTTCAGTGCTAACCCAGGAAATGCAGACCTCTCCAGACGAAGTGTCAGCCATGAAAAACCTGCTGAAGTACAGCAACCAAGCACTTATTGTGGGCCAGAAAGCTCCTTTTGTGGGCCTGGGCAGCCTCAAGGGCAGCTGTGCCCACCAGGATGGGGGCAAGTTCCTGGGGGCCAAGGGACAGCAAGAACTGGAACGTCCAGACTGTGCCCGCAGTAGGGACCATGAGCTGGGCCATGGTGATGGCGAGGTGCGTCAGCCTCCAGTAGGCATTGCTGTGGCTGTGGCGCGTCAGAAGGATACCCTCAGTCGGCCTGAACCAGCCTATGGATCTAGCTCCAGTCGGCAGGGCAGGGCTGCCATGGGCCTCAAAG CTGGTGCAGCACGACCTGTGCATGTCATCGACCTTGATGCTGAGGAGGAACGGAGCCGGCTGTGCGAAGAGCGTCTGGGGCTTGCAGGAAGAGATCTCCTGCTCCA GGATAACAAGGACCTAGTGGAGTTTGCCCGCATCCACCCATCAAGCAGCTGCCCTGGAGACCTTACTCCCCACCTGATGATTGCAGGCAGTTCCTCTCTGCAGGCCAGCCAGTTGGGAGGAGACCCCGCAGCCCACACCCATCCGGCTCATACACATTGGTTGCCCCGGACACGCAGCCCTTCACTTTGGATGGGTGGACACTCATACG GTATCGGGCACCCTGCTCTACATCAGAATTTGCCGCCTGGCTTCCCAGCCTCTATGCCCAGTGCCATGCAACCAGTCTTCCCCCTGTCACAGGAGCCACCTGCCCAGCTAGTTATCCTGCCCTCTGAGCCTCCAGCCCATGGTGCCCCCCACACACTGG CAGCTGAGGTGATGGATCAGGCATCTATTTGGCCACCCATGTATCCTAGTCGGGGGCCTGGCTCTCACCTGCAGCACACAGGGCAGCTCCCTGTCTACTCCCGCTCCCAGTTCCTTCGTCAGCAAGAGCTCTATGCCcttcagcagcaacagcagcagcaacaacgtGCAGCACAGGCCCTGGAAGTGCAACGGCACACACACAGCCAG CGGAAGCCTGAAGAGCCGCCACCCGAGCTGGAGATGCCAGGCCCTGAGAAGCCGCTGAAACCATCCCACAAAGCTGTTGCCTTAAATGCTCCCCCAAAGGGCCTGTCACCAGCAGCTGCCTGCTCAGCCAAGCTCTCCCCATGCTGCCACCCGCCCAAATGTCCTGCCCCCTGCACTTTACCTGTCTGTCCTGCTGTGGTGCCACGCTCACCAGCTGTAAGTCCAGTGCCCtcccagagctccactggtccagaGGCTGAGGACAAGCAGCCTGAAGGACGGCCAGCCCAGGACTATCCCAAATCACTGGAACCAG ACCTTCCCCCTGGTTATTCCTATCCTGTGGCTGGTCTGGACTATGCATCACCATTACCCCTGGACCCAGCTGATCCTGACACTATGCAAACTGTTTCCACGGCAGCTGAGCCTGAACAGTCACGCACTTTCCCACCAGAGCAGGAGTCACGCTGTGAGTCAGAAGCTAGTCCACCTAGTCCACCCGGCAGGGCTGGGAACACGGAAGTGGAACCTTCCCACCCTCACCCTCCCCATATCCTTGTGCATCCCCAGAGGCCGAGCTCCGCTGAGCTGGCCAAGGAAACCCCATGTTGCCCCCTGCTGGTCGGGGACAACCCAGATGACTTGAACTCTGCCCCACAAGAACACCAGGAGGAACCCAGGCAAGATGCTGCCATTACAGGGCCTTCCCCAGAGGTGATGGCTGTGGAGGATAGCCCAGCTGCAGCACTGGAAGATGTctgccaggaggaagaggaggaggacagtGATGCTTGCTCGCCAGATGTCCCATCAACGCACCCTGAAGTGCAGGTGGCACCTTGTGGTCTTGATGCCCTCATTGCTGCCAGCATTGACCTGGGCGAGCTCCCAGCCTTGGAGCCTCTACCTCTGGCAGCACCTCTTCCCTTGACCTCTCCTTGCAGCTCAGGGATTCCTGGCATTGCCCTGCTTAGTGAGCTGGCTGAACTGGAACTCCGACGGCAGCACTGTGACACTGCCACCCAAG TGCTGGATGAAGACCTGGCGGCATTCAACCTGCAAAGCCTGGCCACTCTTGCTGCAGCCTGGGCCCTTGTTGAGGCCACTGGCCTTGAGAGCAGTCCACCTGACCTTCACAACCTGGCAGATGTTGCACCATGTGTGGACCTGCGCCCTCGTGTGCGGGTCTCCCGCCGCAAATATATCTGGACTCCTAAGACCAAGCCT gTTTGCCCTCTAAAAGCAGCTATCGAGAACTTGGACACTCAGGAGGTGGAGATGCGTATGCGGTTAGCAGAACTACAGCGACGCTACAAGGAGAAACAGCGGGAACTGGCCAAGCTGCAGAGGCGGCATGATCATGA GCGAGACGAGAGCTCCCGGAGTCCAGCCCGACGGGGACCAGGGCGACCTAGAAAACGGAAGCACTCCAGCACACTGAGCTCGCTGCGCCAGGGCTCAGTCAGCAAGGGTGACAGCAGGAAGGTCAA AGCTGTAAAGGCCAGTTTATCTCTGCTCTGTGCAGAGCTGCGGGCTGAGGGAGAgcccaagaagaaaaaaaggaaaatatcaGAGACAGCTTATGGCAGCATCAAGAGCTCCCAG GAAAAGGTGCGATGCAAGAAGAGCAGCTCCCAAAGTAAGCTGGCTTCCAATGTGGTGCACAAAGTCTCTCATCTTAAGCAGAAGGTGAAGAGCAAAGGCTTGCCTACAAGCATTGGTACATTCCATCGAAAAGAGCCTAGCCCTGCCACACGCATACAAAAGAAACTCTCTCGGCCCAAGAGCTCCAAAGCAACACCTTCTGCCAAATATCCACAACAGGACCTGGCTTCGTTGGAGGCTAAACCAAGCACAGGGAATGCTGATGCAG ATGACAATCGTCACAGAGACTATGAAAGCgaggatgatgatggtggtggtgacgATTTGACCAGTGACACCAATTCCACCCTTCATGTTACAGTAAATCCTGCTGTGATTGGCCCCTCTCCTTCTTCAGTGGTGAAAATGGAAGccaatcagaaggcaaagaagaaaaaagagaggcAGGGCTTGCTAG GGCCCTGTCGAATCCCCAGTCCTGAGGGCCAAGTCAAAATCAAGCGGCGTCCGGTGAAGCCTGGTGTGAGGAAACTGGAGAAGGTGCCAGTATGCCGGGCAGGATCTTGCGAGGGTTCCAGCAAGAAGAAGTTGAAGAACAAGGCTAAGGAGCTTCAGTGTGGCCCAGGGACATCAACAACTACTGAGGGGCTTTTCTCTGGCAGCCAGGCCCGGTCATTCACAGCTCGGGATGATGCAGGAAAGCTCAGCAGCGAACGTCTCAAGAAAGCCACACGCAAGAGCAAAGTGCTGCAGTCAGCTCTCAGG AGGAAGAATGGGGCACTGGCACTTTCCCCCCACAACGCCAAGGCCATCCTTAGCAAGGGCAAGAAGCTGGCCAAAGTCAAGAACAAGGTGGTCAACAAGCAG TGCAAAGGCCGGGCAGTCAGCCGGCTAATGGAGAGCTTTGCCATTGAGGATCACTTTGAGTTTGATGACAACAGCAGCTTCTCTGAAGAGGAAGAGATGCAGTCTACTGGCATGGAGCAAGACATGACCCCTG CCCAGTCTTGTACCATCCACAAGGAAGATCTCCAGGATGGACTACGTGTACTTATCCCCAAAGAGGACAGCCTGCTCTATGCTGGAAGTGTGAAGAGTCTGCAGCCACCAGACAT CTACAGCATCGTCATTGAGGGAGAGCGAGGAAACCGGCAGAGAATCTATTCCCAAGAGCAGCTTCTGCAGGAGGCG GTTCTGGATGTGCAGCCCCAGTCAAGTCACAGTCTCCCACCTGGCACGCGGGTGTGTGCTTACTGGAGCCAGAAGTCCCGCTGCCTCTATCCAGGGAATGTAATTCGAG GTTCCTCaagtgatgaggatgatgatgcaGACTCTGTGCTGGTTGAATTTGATGATGGCGACACAGGCCACATTGCGTTGTCCAACATCCGCATGTTACCACCAGACTTCAAAATCCAGT GCACAGAGCCGTCTCCTGCACTACTGGTCTCCACCTCCTGCCGTCGTAACAAGAGGTCTTCCAGTGACGTTCCTCATTCCATTGAAGCAGCACCAACCCTGTGTGCTGAGGGTCGTGAGAGCTCTGAGCCCAGCAAAAGCACTGGCAAGAAGGCTACCAGCAAGGAAAAAGCTG GTAAATCTGACTTGCTGCATTCAAGTTCAAAGGTCCTGCCTGGAGATCACTTCCTAGGTCGTCGTGCCAGCCCCCTGTTGAGTTGGTCAGCTGTGGCCCAGACCAAGCGAAAGGCATCCAGTAAGAGCACCACTCTGCGACAGAACCTCTTCCAGCTCAACGGCAGCAGCAAGAAGCTACGGGCTAAAGAGGTGCTCTTCCCTGTGCACAGCATGGCTGCCCCTGTTTTTGGTAATGGCTTTGGCTCTGACTCATTCAGCCGCATTGCCAACTCCTACTCAGCTTTTGGAAGCACTGGCCTGGTTTTGCCAGCTGCCCAGAAGCTCTTGCGTGTCAAGAAAGCTGAACGGTTGGATTCTGAGCTGGGCAAGGGAGGGCGTCGGAAAGTGGGTGGTGAGTATCTGGTCAAGCTGGATCACGAGGGGGTGACATCACCCAAGAACAAAAACTGCAAGGCATTGCTGATGAGTGACAAAGACTTTGGGTCCCTTCCTGGCCATGGCTACAGCCACCCAGCCTTGGGGATCAAAGAGAAGAAGAGTGCGTTGCCCATGGGGTTGGCATTACGCAAGTACACGGGTCAAACAGAGTACGGACTGCATTGCGACAGTGACTGTCATAGCTCCTATTCTGACATGGATGAAGATGAGGTGGATGATCTGGGAGGCAGTGTTTCCTCTCGCTTCTTGACGCGcctttctgtctcttcctcctcttcggGATCGTCTACTTCCTCCAGCTCTGGCTCTGGCTCCACCTCTAGCCTCTGCTCATCTGACAATGAGGACTCATCCTATAGCTCTGATGATGAGGATTCCACATTGCTTCTGCAGACCTGTCTTACGCACCCAGCCCTGCTAGCTCAGTCCGAAGCCCTGCATTCCAAGGGCAGCACCCTACAGAGGTGCTTTGGCACTAGTGCCAAGGGCAAGCTCAGACGCAAGGAGGCCCTGAGCTTCTCTAAAGCCAAAGAGTTCTCCCGCCGGCAGCGGCTACCCTCGGTGGAAAACCGGCCAAAGATCTCTGCATTTCTGCCAGCGCGCCAGCTGTGGAAGTGGTCTGGAAATCCCACTCAG CGTCGTGGCATGAAAGGTAAAGCACGGAAATTGTTCTACAAGGCGATTGTACGGGGCAAGGAGACTCTGCGCATTGGAGACTGTGCTGTTTTCCTGTCAGCTGGGCGACCTCACCTCCCATACATCGGCCGTATTGAAAGCATGTGGGAATCCTGGGGCAGCAACATGGTGGTCAAAGTTAAATGGTTCTACCATCCTGAGGAGACCAAGCTGGGCAAGCGGCATAGTGATGGGAAG AATGCGCTGTACCAGTCGTGCCATGAGGATGAGAATGATGTCCAGACCATTTCGCACAAATGCCAGGTGGTTGAACGTGAACACTATGAGCAGCTGACCCGCAGCAAGAAGTACCAGGATCGGCAAGACCTCTACTACCTGGCAGGAAGTTATGATCCCACCACAGGCCGGCTTGTGACTGCAGATGGTGTGCCAATCCTGTGCTGA